In one window of Metasolibacillus fluoroglycofenilyticus DNA:
- a CDS encoding GNAT family N-acetyltransferase, with the protein MDIVEFTLVNHNGHLAYEYEQNGERLAEITWSERDGVMHMDHTYVSDQLRGQGVAKKLLDKAADYARENNLKMHAICSYVVASFEKSDAYNDVKA; encoded by the coding sequence ATGGATATAGTGGAATTTACTTTAGTCAATCATAATGGACATTTAGCTTATGAATATGAGCAGAATGGCGAGCGTTTAGCTGAGATTACATGGTCTGAGAGAGACGGTGTGATGCATATGGATCACACATACGTGTCAGACCAATTGCGCGGACAAGGGGTAGCAAAAAAGCTGTTAGATAAAGCAGCAGACTACGCACGCGAAAATAATTTGAAAATGCATGCAATTTGCTCCTATGTAGTCGCTTCTTTCGAGAAAAGTGATGCATATAACGATGTGAAGGCATAA
- the mntR gene encoding transcriptional regulator MntR: protein MPTPSMEDHIEQIYLLIDNKGYARVSDIAEALSVLPSSVTKMVQKLDKDGYLVYEKYRGLTLTPKGEKLGKRLVQRHDLLEEFLRIIGVDEERIYEDVEGIEHHLSWNAIDRIADLVQLMEEEKDFVAKLDAMKAQQNI from the coding sequence ATGCCAACACCAAGTATGGAGGATCATATCGAGCAAATTTATTTATTAATTGACAATAAAGGGTATGCACGAGTGTCCGACATCGCAGAAGCATTATCTGTTCTACCTTCGTCTGTTACAAAAATGGTTCAGAAGTTAGATAAAGACGGCTACTTAGTATACGAAAAATATAGAGGTTTAACACTTACACCAAAAGGGGAAAAATTAGGTAAACGACTTGTACAAAGGCATGATTTACTAGAGGAATTTTTACGTATTATTGGTGTAGACGAGGAGCGTATCTATGAGGACGTTGAAGGAATCGAACACCATTTAAGCTGGAATGCAATTGACCGAATTGCAGATTTGGTACAACTAATGGAAGAAGAGAAGGACTTTGTAGCAAAGCTAGATGCAATGAAGGCACAGCAAAATATATAA
- a CDS encoding DUF1002 domain-containing protein, whose product MKQKWIIKLVITVLALAVFAPLASATTQKPINEKLGVPIVVYGANLSDAEKEIMKTAFRVNEESEIDEVTVSGDDLVQYIKNSNASSRMYSSAKITRQEEGKGLVISILTPENITEVTAEIYANAMVTAGIEDAIVEIAAPKPVTGHSALVGIYKAYEVKTGEKLDIERTDVANEELNIATSIADSAGISDEKVAELLTEIKKVIAEQKPVSREEVQQIVEEQLSRLQINLSEQDRQLLIDLMDRIRSLDIDFSKLSSQLSDLSKTIEEKFAPILQDEGFWNGVKNFFNKLIETISSWFK is encoded by the coding sequence ATGAAGCAAAAATGGATAATAAAGCTTGTTATAACAGTGTTAGCTTTAGCGGTATTTGCGCCACTTGCTAGCGCCACAACACAAAAGCCAATAAATGAAAAACTTGGTGTACCAATTGTTGTATACGGTGCAAATCTTTCAGATGCGGAAAAAGAAATAATGAAAACGGCATTTCGCGTCAATGAAGAATCTGAAATTGATGAAGTGACGGTATCTGGTGATGATTTAGTACAATATATTAAAAATAGTAATGCTAGCTCTCGCATGTATTCTTCGGCAAAGATTACGCGACAAGAAGAGGGCAAAGGACTAGTTATTAGTATTTTAACACCGGAAAATATTACGGAAGTAACAGCTGAAATTTATGCCAATGCAATGGTAACAGCTGGAATCGAGGATGCAATTGTAGAAATAGCAGCACCGAAGCCAGTGACAGGTCATTCAGCTTTAGTAGGTATTTATAAGGCATACGAAGTGAAAACAGGCGAGAAGCTTGATATTGAGCGCACAGATGTAGCAAATGAGGAGTTAAATATTGCGACATCGATTGCGGATAGCGCTGGTATTTCTGATGAGAAAGTTGCAGAACTTTTAACGGAAATTAAAAAAGTGATTGCAGAGCAAAAGCCTGTATCTCGTGAAGAAGTTCAACAAATTGTAGAAGAGCAATTATCGCGATTGCAAATTAATTTGAGCGAGCAAGACCGTCAATTATTAATTGATTTAATGGATCGTATTCGCTCGCTTGATATTGATTTTTCAAAGCTATCATCACAGTTATCTGATTTAAGTAAAACAATTGAAGAAAAGTTTGCACCTATTCTTCAAGACGAAGGTTTTTGGAACGGTGTAAAAAACTTTTTTAATAAATTAATAGAAACTATTTCTTCGTGGTTTAAATAA
- a CDS encoding CvfB family protein, producing MNELRSGQVVELTVLEQQGSRYVLTNGDAEIPLNMSEVAETVAAGERITVFLYADRRGELQATTALPTILEGQYNWARVLKVTREGAVVDIGTSREVIVKAEDLPALQELWPQPGDHLFMTLRTDRNGDLFGRLATEEKVNELYEGAFDEMYNKNIIARPYRLLPVGSFLIGIDTPYRIFVHSSEMKAEPRLGQDVQVRVIDVKEDGSLNGSLLPRKHERLGDDAERIYAYLESVGGKMPFGDKSTPEEIQEMFEMSKGAFKRALGSLMKAGKIKQQDGWTELL from the coding sequence ATGAATGAATTACGCTCAGGGCAAGTTGTAGAATTAACTGTATTGGAACAACAAGGCTCTCGCTATGTATTAACAAACGGTGATGCAGAAATTCCGTTAAATATGTCGGAAGTGGCGGAGACAGTCGCTGCAGGGGAGCGCATTACCGTATTTTTATATGCAGACCGCCGAGGAGAGTTACAAGCAACAACAGCTTTACCAACAATTTTAGAAGGACAGTACAATTGGGCACGTGTCTTAAAAGTAACTCGTGAAGGTGCAGTTGTTGATATTGGAACATCACGTGAAGTAATTGTTAAAGCGGAGGATTTACCTGCATTACAAGAGCTTTGGCCGCAGCCCGGTGACCATTTATTTATGACGCTTCGCACAGACCGCAACGGTGATTTATTTGGTCGCTTAGCAACCGAGGAAAAAGTGAATGAACTTTATGAGGGTGCTTTTGATGAAATGTATAATAAAAACATTATAGCACGCCCGTATCGCTTATTGCCTGTAGGGTCGTTTTTAATTGGGATTGATACGCCATACCGCATTTTTGTTCATTCATCAGAAATGAAGGCGGAGCCACGCTTAGGACAAGACGTACAAGTGCGTGTGATTGATGTAAAGGAAGACGGCTCACTTAATGGCTCGTTACTTCCTCGTAAGCATGAGCGCTTAGGTGATGATGCAGAGAGAATTTACGCTTATTTAGAAAGTGTTGGTGGCAAAATGCCATTTGGTGATAAATCGACACCAGAGGAAATTCAGGAAATGTTTGAGATGAGTAAGGGCGCTTTTAAACGAGCACTAGGCTCATTAATGAAGGCAGGAAAAATTAAACAACAGGATGGCTGGACAGAGCTTCTATAA